A portion of the Clupea harengus chromosome 18, Ch_v2.0.2, whole genome shotgun sequence genome contains these proteins:
- the cd99l2 gene encoding CD99 antigen-like protein 2 isoform X3, translating to MLIRTADFIAANCFILSRCLGWTRIKVHGSDTSRLTAGPSGDSFLIYLHLSYNFQRGGNFLSDFETMRRFSAWAVFALLSLLAVKVRCEDGFDLADALGTDDDDPTPPPAKPPSGPAGGATGGELDLAEAFDSDTPTIKPPPPPAQTKAPVKPKPKPGPDDFDLSDALNPNNDIGGKGKGGKGDKGYDGEGRGDGQPNNRGGTGGGQFSDDDLNDLGDYKPDKGKGGPGGAGSNDLDNNEYDGTMAETGTIAGIVSAVAMALLGAVTSYISYQKKKLCFSIQQSLNTDMVKAENPDAVVSTEPQVQQTLLQPPNAEPPTEENVV from the exons ATGCTCATTCGCACTGCAGACTTTATTGCAGCTAACTGTTTCATACTGTCGCGCTGCCTTGGGTGGACTCGGATCAAAGTACACGGCTCTGATACGTCTCGTCTAACAGCTGGGCCTAGTGGAGACTCGTTTTTAATCTACCTACATTTGAGCTACAATTTCCAACGTGGTGGAAATTTCCTATCGGACTTCGAGACTATGAGGAGATTTTCGGCATGGGCTGTGTTCGCACTGTTGTCTCTGCTCGCAGTGAAAG TGCGGTGTGAGGATGGCTTTGATCTGGCCGATGCGCTGGGTACCGATGATGATGACCCAACACCAC CCCCAGCTAAGCCCCCCAGTGGACCTGCAGGAGGAGCTACAGGAGGCG AACTGGACCTCGCCGAAGCCTTTGATTCGGACACGCCCACGATCAAACCGCCTCCGCCTCCAGCCCAGACCAAAGCACCAGTCAAGCCCAAGCCCAAGCCAG GGCCTGACGACTTCGACCTGAGTGATGCTCTGAACCCCAACAATGACATCGGAGGAAAGGGCAAGGGCGGGAAAGGAG ACAAAGGGTATGACGGAGAGGGCAGGGGCGATGGCCAGCCCAATAACAGAGGAGGCACCGGTG GTGGCCAGTTCAGTGACGATGACCTGAATGATCTTGGTGACTACAAACCTGACAAAGGCAAAG GAGGCCCAGGGGGAGCTGGAAGTAATGACCTAGATAATAATGAATACG ATGGCACTATGGCAGAGACAGGCACGATTGCGGGCATCGTCAGCGCTGTGGCCATGGCACTGCTTGGCGCAGTCACCAGCTACATATCCTACCAGAAGAAGAAGTTATGCTTTTCCATACAGC AGAGCTTGAATACTGACATGGTGAAGGCAGAAAATCCAGACGCTGTTGTGTCTACGGAGCCCCAAG TGCAACAGACTCTTCTTCAGCCCCCCAACGCAGAACCTCCCACAGAGGAAAATGTTGTCTAA
- the cd99l2 gene encoding CD99 antigen-like protein 2 isoform X1: protein MLIRTADFIAANCFILSRCLGWTRIKVHGSDTSRLTAGPSGDSFLIYLHLSYNFQRGGNFLSDFETMRRFSAWAVFALLSLLAVKVRCEDGFDLADALGTDDDDPTPPPAKPPSGPAGGATGGELDLAEAFDSDTPTIKPPPPPAQTKAPVKPKPKPDETDSDFFGATVRPGLLPRTTPRVTRTTSLPHSAAPGPDDFDLSDALNPNNDIGGKGKGGKGDKGYDGEGRGDGQPNNRGGTGGGQFSDDDLNDLGDYKPDKGKGGPGGAGSNDLDNNEYDGTMAETGTIAGIVSAVAMALLGAVTSYISYQKKKLCFSIQQSLNTDMVKAENPDAVVSTEPQVQQTLLQPPNAEPPTEENVV, encoded by the exons ATGCTCATTCGCACTGCAGACTTTATTGCAGCTAACTGTTTCATACTGTCGCGCTGCCTTGGGTGGACTCGGATCAAAGTACACGGCTCTGATACGTCTCGTCTAACAGCTGGGCCTAGTGGAGACTCGTTTTTAATCTACCTACATTTGAGCTACAATTTCCAACGTGGTGGAAATTTCCTATCGGACTTCGAGACTATGAGGAGATTTTCGGCATGGGCTGTGTTCGCACTGTTGTCTCTGCTCGCAGTGAAAG TGCGGTGTGAGGATGGCTTTGATCTGGCCGATGCGCTGGGTACCGATGATGATGACCCAACACCAC CCCCAGCTAAGCCCCCCAGTGGACCTGCAGGAGGAGCTACAGGAGGCG AACTGGACCTCGCCGAAGCCTTTGATTCGGACACGCCCACGATCAAACCGCCTCCGCCTCCAGCCCAGACCAAAGCACCAGTCAAGCCCAAGCCCAAGCCAG ATGAAACCGACTCCGACTTCTTCGGGGCCACGGTCCGGCCAGGTCTGCTGCCCCGCACCACTCCAAGGGTGACCAGAACCACCAGTCTGCCCCACAGTGCCGCACCTG GGCCTGACGACTTCGACCTGAGTGATGCTCTGAACCCCAACAATGACATCGGAGGAAAGGGCAAGGGCGGGAAAGGAG ACAAAGGGTATGACGGAGAGGGCAGGGGCGATGGCCAGCCCAATAACAGAGGAGGCACCGGTG GTGGCCAGTTCAGTGACGATGACCTGAATGATCTTGGTGACTACAAACCTGACAAAGGCAAAG GAGGCCCAGGGGGAGCTGGAAGTAATGACCTAGATAATAATGAATACG ATGGCACTATGGCAGAGACAGGCACGATTGCGGGCATCGTCAGCGCTGTGGCCATGGCACTGCTTGGCGCAGTCACCAGCTACATATCCTACCAGAAGAAGAAGTTATGCTTTTCCATACAGC AGAGCTTGAATACTGACATGGTGAAGGCAGAAAATCCAGACGCTGTTGTGTCTACGGAGCCCCAAG TGCAACAGACTCTTCTTCAGCCCCCCAACGCAGAACCTCCCACAGAGGAAAATGTTGTCTAA
- the cd99l2 gene encoding CD99 antigen-like protein 2 isoform X4 — protein MLIRTADFIAANCFILSRCLGWTRIKVHGSDTSRLTAGPSGDSFLIYLHLSYNFQRGGNFLSDFETMRRFSAWAVFALLSLLAVKVRCEDGFDLADALGTDDDDPTPPPAKPPSGPAGGATGGELDLAEAFDSDTPTIKPPPPPAQTKAPVKPKPKPGPDDFDLSDALNPNNDIGGKGKGGKGGGQFSDDDLNDLGDYKPDKGKGGPGGAGSNDLDNNEYDGTMAETGTIAGIVSAVAMALLGAVTSYISYQKKKLCFSIQQSLNTDMVKAENPDAVVSTEPQVQQTLLQPPNAEPPTEENVV, from the exons ATGCTCATTCGCACTGCAGACTTTATTGCAGCTAACTGTTTCATACTGTCGCGCTGCCTTGGGTGGACTCGGATCAAAGTACACGGCTCTGATACGTCTCGTCTAACAGCTGGGCCTAGTGGAGACTCGTTTTTAATCTACCTACATTTGAGCTACAATTTCCAACGTGGTGGAAATTTCCTATCGGACTTCGAGACTATGAGGAGATTTTCGGCATGGGCTGTGTTCGCACTGTTGTCTCTGCTCGCAGTGAAAG TGCGGTGTGAGGATGGCTTTGATCTGGCCGATGCGCTGGGTACCGATGATGATGACCCAACACCAC CCCCAGCTAAGCCCCCCAGTGGACCTGCAGGAGGAGCTACAGGAGGCG AACTGGACCTCGCCGAAGCCTTTGATTCGGACACGCCCACGATCAAACCGCCTCCGCCTCCAGCCCAGACCAAAGCACCAGTCAAGCCCAAGCCCAAGCCAG GGCCTGACGACTTCGACCTGAGTGATGCTCTGAACCCCAACAATGACATCGGAGGAAAGGGCAAGGGCGGGAAAGGAG GTGGCCAGTTCAGTGACGATGACCTGAATGATCTTGGTGACTACAAACCTGACAAAGGCAAAG GAGGCCCAGGGGGAGCTGGAAGTAATGACCTAGATAATAATGAATACG ATGGCACTATGGCAGAGACAGGCACGATTGCGGGCATCGTCAGCGCTGTGGCCATGGCACTGCTTGGCGCAGTCACCAGCTACATATCCTACCAGAAGAAGAAGTTATGCTTTTCCATACAGC AGAGCTTGAATACTGACATGGTGAAGGCAGAAAATCCAGACGCTGTTGTGTCTACGGAGCCCCAAG TGCAACAGACTCTTCTTCAGCCCCCCAACGCAGAACCTCCCACAGAGGAAAATGTTGTCTAA
- the cd99l2 gene encoding CD99 antigen-like protein 2 isoform X2, protein MLIRTADFIAANCFILSRCLGWTRIKVHGSDTSRLTAGPSGDSFLIYLHLSYNFQRGGNFLSDFETMRRFSAWAVFALLSLLAVKVRCEDGFDLADALGTDDDDPTPPPAKPPSGPAGGATGGELDLAEAFDSDTPTIKPPPPPAQTKAPVKPKPKPDETDSDFFGATVRPGLLPRTTPRVTRTTSLPHSAAPGPDDFDLSDALNPNNDIGGKGKGGKGGGQFSDDDLNDLGDYKPDKGKGGPGGAGSNDLDNNEYDGTMAETGTIAGIVSAVAMALLGAVTSYISYQKKKLCFSIQQSLNTDMVKAENPDAVVSTEPQVQQTLLQPPNAEPPTEENVV, encoded by the exons ATGCTCATTCGCACTGCAGACTTTATTGCAGCTAACTGTTTCATACTGTCGCGCTGCCTTGGGTGGACTCGGATCAAAGTACACGGCTCTGATACGTCTCGTCTAACAGCTGGGCCTAGTGGAGACTCGTTTTTAATCTACCTACATTTGAGCTACAATTTCCAACGTGGTGGAAATTTCCTATCGGACTTCGAGACTATGAGGAGATTTTCGGCATGGGCTGTGTTCGCACTGTTGTCTCTGCTCGCAGTGAAAG TGCGGTGTGAGGATGGCTTTGATCTGGCCGATGCGCTGGGTACCGATGATGATGACCCAACACCAC CCCCAGCTAAGCCCCCCAGTGGACCTGCAGGAGGAGCTACAGGAGGCG AACTGGACCTCGCCGAAGCCTTTGATTCGGACACGCCCACGATCAAACCGCCTCCGCCTCCAGCCCAGACCAAAGCACCAGTCAAGCCCAAGCCCAAGCCAG ATGAAACCGACTCCGACTTCTTCGGGGCCACGGTCCGGCCAGGTCTGCTGCCCCGCACCACTCCAAGGGTGACCAGAACCACCAGTCTGCCCCACAGTGCCGCACCTG GGCCTGACGACTTCGACCTGAGTGATGCTCTGAACCCCAACAATGACATCGGAGGAAAGGGCAAGGGCGGGAAAGGAG GTGGCCAGTTCAGTGACGATGACCTGAATGATCTTGGTGACTACAAACCTGACAAAGGCAAAG GAGGCCCAGGGGGAGCTGGAAGTAATGACCTAGATAATAATGAATACG ATGGCACTATGGCAGAGACAGGCACGATTGCGGGCATCGTCAGCGCTGTGGCCATGGCACTGCTTGGCGCAGTCACCAGCTACATATCCTACCAGAAGAAGAAGTTATGCTTTTCCATACAGC AGAGCTTGAATACTGACATGGTGAAGGCAGAAAATCCAGACGCTGTTGTGTCTACGGAGCCCCAAG TGCAACAGACTCTTCTTCAGCCCCCCAACGCAGAACCTCCCACAGAGGAAAATGTTGTCTAA